In the genome of Luteitalea pratensis, the window TCGCCGCCGTCCATGCCCTTCGCGGGGCGCGTCGATCGGGCAGGCTTGGAAAGCGCGGGCGAGTACGCGACCCGCGCATACGAGCTGCTGCGTCGGAGCCGGCGTCACTGTGGCGGTGGGCGGATGGCGGAGGACCCGGGCACGGACCATCGCAACGTTTGCCAGGCAGAGCGCGGCAACCGAAGACGAGAGGACGAAGACGAGACGACATGTGACCGTCGTGCCACCGTCGGCAGGGGGTTGGACGGTGGACGACAGACGGCTGCCATCGCGATGTTATGGGCCAAAGATGACAGGAGTATGGCGTGCGCATGAAAGAGGACTTGCGGAGCCGAGTGGAACGCAGTACGTTCATGGCCTCCGCTCAAGGTCACCCGTCGGGGCTCGGGGAGGTTCAAGACAGGTGCCGCGTCCACGCATTCTCTGGATGGTGTGTGATGGGTACACGCGTGTCGGCGTCGATGGTGCGACCGTTGGTCGTGCTTGGCTTCCTCTTTGGCGTGCAGTCTCCGTCGCTCGCCCAGGCGCCGGTACCGGCCGCGTCGGCTGAACCGGTGCCAGCCGTCCACGGGACGCCGGAGAGCAAGCTGATCCAATCGGTCACGTTCACCCCCGTCGTCGCCTTCGCGGGCGCTGACCTGCGCGTCGTCGTGCGTGTCACGCCCGATGCCGGCAATCGCCGGCTGCAACTCTCCATCGATGCGCCGACGTTCTACGCGAGCACGGAGCGGCAGCTCGACGGCATGGAGGGCGCACGCGCGCACACCTTCTCCGTGAAGGAACTGCCCGCCGGCGATTATCAGATCGTCGCCACGCTCGAAGGCTCGAGCGGCGTCCGTTCGCGCGTGACCCGTTCGTTCAAGGTCATGGGCGAGGACGATTCGCAACTGCAGCAGCAGGAAACGCGACCGGCCCAGCGTCGGAGAGGACGGGGCACGAGCTGAGGCGCGGGGAGCGCGCGGCACCCGTCCCGCTCCCGTTTGCCCGGCCGCTGAAGGCCACCGGACTGTCCCGAGTCCGACCGCCCCGCCGTCAAGAGATGCTCCTGCGCCCGTGCTCGCGCAATCCCCGCCCCAGCCACCGGCGCCCGTGGCCCGACGGCACTCGATGTTTCGGGCATTCGCCTGCCGCCGCATCAGCGTTCAGCGTTCGGCGTTCGGCGTTCAGCGTTCCTCGAGCTCTGCCTGCCCAAATACCCTCCATGGCAGGTATCGAAATGAACGCGGCGGGGGAGCCTTGTCCCTTGCACACACTTTCCCGCGGCACATGGCGCGACCCTTGTATGAGGCAGCGCAAAGGAGCACGGCATGCAGCTGAGCCAGGACGTGGCGCCCGGAGTCGCGTGGTTACGCACGGTGATGGTGAACGTGGTGTTCGTCGAGCCCGAGCCGCAAGACGGCCGATGGGTGCTCGTGGACGCCGGCCTTGCGGGCCATCTCCGTGTGATTGCGCGCGCGGCACGAGCGCGATTCGGCGACCGCCCGCCGGCCGCCATTGTCCTGACGCATGCGCATTTCGACCATGTGGGTAATCTCGAGCGACTGCTCGACGTGTGGGACGTCCCCGTCTACGCGCACGCGCTGGAACTAGCGCATCTCACTGGCCGCCGCGCTTATCCGCCGCCCGATCCCACCGTCGGCGGCGGGCTGATGGCGTGGTGCGCGCGCCTCTACCCCTGTGGTCCCATCGACATCAGTACGCGCGTCCGAGCTCTCCCCGACGATGGAGCGATTCCGCCCCTGCCGGGATGGCGGTGGTGGCACACGCCAGGACACACGGATGGACACGTGTCGTTGTTCCGGGACACCGATCGGGTGCTGGTCTCGGGCGATGCGGTGATCACGGTGCGGCAGGAGTCGCTCGGCGCGGTGATCATGCAGGCGCCAGCGTTGCACGGTCCACCTGCGTACTTCACGAGCGACTGGAGCGAGGCACTGGGCTCGGTGCGTGACCTGGCGGACCTCTCCCCGAATGTGCTCGTACCCGGCCACGGCGTGCCGATGTCCGGTCCGCGGCTCACGCGGAGCTTGCGCGCGTTTGCCGATGGCTTCCACCTCGAGATTCCCGAGCGTGGTCGCTACGTCGGGGCGCCGGCGCGCCGGCGGGAGGACGGAGGCCATGATCTGCCACGCGACCCATGGCCCGCGGCGGTGCGGCGCGGTCTCGCGGGACTGGCGGTCACGGCATTGGCGGGCGCGTGGCTGTGGCGACGGCAATGGCCAGGCGCACCGCCACGCCGCCGCTTCCTCCCAGGCGACCGCTGAAATCGAACGGTCGCAACCTGTCCCCCGTGCATCTTCGAAAGGGTCGCCACGTGCAGTCGAGTCCTGAGACGCTGTCCTCCCCCGCACCGGACGCCACTTCTCCGCGGGTGATCCGCGGCATCGATCGCGGCGACGCCCTCGACTGGTATGAGCGGAATCGCGCGCGCACGCGCGCGCTGTTCGATGTGCTGGTCCCGGAGACGTTGTACGCGCAACCGATCGCCCAGCGCCATCCGATCGTCTTCTACGTCGGCCACTTGCCGGGCTTCAGCCTCAATACGCTCGTCAAGCGTGGGCTCGGACAGCCAGGCATCGACCAACGGCTCGAACGCCTCTTCGCTCGCGGGATCGACCCGGACGAGGACGGTCATGATGCGTCGGCGTTCACGTGGCCTGACCGGGAGACCGTCGAGACGTTCGTGCAGTCGGCCGATGCGCGGGTCGTCCAGGCACTGACGGAGGCGGACCTCGACCAGCCGGGGCATCCGCTGCTCGATCGCGCCGAGGCCGTGTACGCCATCCTCGAACACGAGGCGATGCACCAGGAGACGCTGCTGTACATGTGGCACCGCCTGCCACATGACGCCAAGCGCGCGCCGCGCGACTACGCCGTGCGCGTCGAGCCGGGAACCGTCGTGCAGGGAGACATCGAGATCCCCGCGGGCCCGGCGAGCCTCGGCGCGGTGCGCGCCCACGTGCGCTTCGGGTGGGACAACGAGTTCCCGGGTCCGGTCGTGGATGTCGACGCGTTCCGGATCCAACGGCTGAACGTCACCAACGGAGACTTCCTGGCGTTCGTGGAGGCTGGTGGCTACCGCGACCCCCACTGGTGGTCGCCACAGGACTGGACGTGGCTGCAGTCCGAGTCACACACACATCCGAGCTTCTGGGAGTCCATCGACGGGCGTTGGCACTGGCGCGGCATGTTCGAATACGTGCCGCTGCCGATGGCATGGCCCGCCTACGTGAGCCAGGCGGAAGCCAACGCTTACGCGAAGTGGACGCGGCGGCGCCTGCCGACCGAAGCCGAGTTCCAGCGAGCGGCGTACACGGGGCCGGACGGGCTCCCGCGGCGTCATCCCTGGGGCGACGCGCCACCGACGAGGGCGCATGGCGTGTTCGACTTCAACAGCTGGGAACCGGAACCGGTCGGTACCCATGCTGATGGCCAGTCCGGGTGGGGTGTGCACGATCTGGTCGGCAATGGCTGGGAGTGGACGTCGACGATTTTCGATGGCTTCGCCGGCTTCACGCCGATCCCGTCGTACCCGGAGTACTCCGCCGACTTCTTCGATGGATCGCACTTCGTGCTGAAGGGCGCGTCCCAGGCCACCGCCCGTGAACTGTTGCGCCCGAGCTTCCGCAACTGGTTCAGGCCACGCTACCCGTTCGTCTACGCGACGTTCCGCACCGTGGAGGTGCACGCATGAGCCCAGCATCTCCGATGCGCCTGGTGCCCCCCAGCCCTGCGTTGCGGGATCGCGTGCCTGTGCGCGGACCAGCCGCGGCGACGACGGCGACGCTGACGTTTGCCGAGGAGGTCGCCGCGCTGTTACGTGATCGGCCGCGACGACTCCCCGCGCATGCGCTCTACGATGCGCTCGGGTCGTCGCTGTTCGACGCCATCTGCCACCTGCCCTGGTATCCGATCACCCGCGCCGAGACGGCCCTGCTGCAGACGCACAGGCTTGCCATCCTCGAAGCGGCGGGACGTCGCCCCCGCGTGGTCGAACTCGGACCCGGCAACGGCGAGAAGCTCGCCACGTTGATGCAGGACGGCAGCGGCGACGATCCGGCGTTCGACGTCCATCTCGTCGATGTCTCGGCCACCGCGCTCGATGCCGCATCGGCGCGGCTGCGGCGCCTTCCAGGTGTCGCCGTCCACACACACGTGGCGCGCTACGAGGTCGGCCTGCGGGAGGTGACACTCTCGCGCACCGCTGGCGAGACATTGCTGGTCGCGTTCCTGGGCTCCAACATCGGCAACTTCGATCCGCCCGAAGCGGCAGCGCTGCTGCAGGACATCCGTGGCGCGATGGAACGTGGCGACACGCTGCTGATCGGCGCCGACCTGGTGAAACCCGTTGAGCAGCTGCAAGCCGCGTACGACGACCCGCTCGGCGTCACGGCCGCGTTCAACTGCAACCTCCTGGTGCGGCTGAATCGGGAACTCGGGGCCGATTTCGACCTCGAACACTTCGCCCACGACGCGCGGTGGAACTCGCGGGCGCAGCGCATGGAGATGCACCTCGTGAGCCTCGCGCAGCAACGGGTGCACGTGCCGGGCGCGAAGCTCGTGCTCGACTTCCACGCCGGCGAAACGATCTGGACCGAGAGTTCCTACAAGTACGAATCGGCCACCTTCGGCGAGACGCTGTGGGAGGCGGGCTTCAGCACGATTGCCTCCTGGCAGGATCAGGACGCAGGCTTCCTGCTGACGCTCGCCGCGGCGCGGTGAATCATGGGTCATGGGCCATGGGTCATGGGTCATGGGTCATTGGTCATGGGTCATTGGTCATTGGTCATTGGTCATTGGTCGTAAGTCATGACTGATGACTACTGACTAATGACAAATGACTACGTGGACCGCAGCGCGCTGGTCGGGTTCATGCGGGAGGCCCGCCATGCCGGGACCCAGGCGGCAGCGACGCCCACCACCGCCAGCGTCACGCCCGCCACCGCGTACGTGCCGAGGTCGCGCACCGTCACGCCGTAGAGCAGCCCCTCCACCCACCGCGCCAGTGGGACGCTGACGGCAACACCCATGAGCAGCCGCTCGGCATCCTGCACGGGCAGCGCCCGCAGCATCAGCGCCTCGTACACCTGGAACAGGGCGGCATTGGCGCCGATGCCGAGGGTCAGCGTCAGGATCGCGACCAGCGCGAAGATGGGCGCGTGCCCCAGCGTCCGCAGCGCATAACGGACATCACGCGCGAGGTCGTCGAGGCCGCGCCACCAGCGCTGGTCACGGCATGCCTCGAGAATCGGATCGATTGGACCGAGTTCGCGGCGCGCCTGCAACGCCGCGGTTTCTGGCGGCTGCCCGTCGGCACGGGTTCGGCGACCCGTTCGGCCAGGTGGAACTCGATCTCCCTGGACAGGCGCTGCTCGGCGCGGACGCGGGGACGCCACCAACCGGCCATCCCTACTCTCCCGTCTGCAGCACGAGCGCGATCGCGCGCGACATCTGCAGCCAGTAAGCGGTCTCCGAGTCGAGCTGCCGGCAGCCGGCGGCGGTGAGCTGGTAGAACTTGGCTTCGCGCCCGCTGTCGGTGAGGTCCCAGCTGGCGGCGTGCCCGTCGGACGGAGCGCGGGCACGCAATGCGGGAATGCGGACTACGCGTCTTTCGGATTCGGGTGGTCCCACGGCGCCCGGTACGGGCGCGCCAGCAGGCGGTTGGCCTCCTCGTCGCCGGCGACGCGGCCCGCGGCGGCATCCCAGGTGATCGAGCGACCGAGCTTCATCGAGTGGTTCGCGAGAATGCAGGCAGTCGTCGACATGTACCCCTGCTCGATGTCGGCGACCGGGCGGTTGCCGCTCTCGATGCAGGCGAGGAGGTTCTTCATGTGTCCGCGGATGGCGGGGGCCACGTGCCGCTCGAGGTCCTTCTCGGTGCGATCCTCGGGATACTGCTCGAACTCGTAGGTCACGTCCTCGTGCAGCGGTGTTCCGCCCTCGCGTGGCGTGAAGTCCCAGCCCATCACGCTCGCCTTGAGGGTGCCCTTGTCGCCATAGATCGTCGCACCCCACGGGTACTTGGGATCGGGCGCGTCGCCATACGTGCGATGGGTCCACACCACTGGCAGGCCGGCGAAATCGAACGTGGCGGTCTGCGTATCGCTGATGTTCGCCTTGCTGTTCTTGTCCACCAGGATGCCGCCGGTCGAACTCACTCCCAGCGGCATGCC includes:
- a CDS encoding SUMF1/EgtB/PvdO family nonheme iron enzyme, translated to MQSSPETLSSPAPDATSPRVIRGIDRGDALDWYERNRARTRALFDVLVPETLYAQPIAQRHPIVFYVGHLPGFSLNTLVKRGLGQPGIDQRLERLFARGIDPDEDGHDASAFTWPDRETVETFVQSADARVVQALTEADLDQPGHPLLDRAEAVYAILEHEAMHQETLLYMWHRLPHDAKRAPRDYAVRVEPGTVVQGDIEIPAGPASLGAVRAHVRFGWDNEFPGPVVDVDAFRIQRLNVTNGDFLAFVEAGGYRDPHWWSPQDWTWLQSESHTHPSFWESIDGRWHWRGMFEYVPLPMAWPAYVSQAEANAYAKWTRRRLPTEAEFQRAAYTGPDGLPRRHPWGDAPPTRAHGVFDFNSWEPEPVGTHADGQSGWGVHDLVGNGWEWTSTIFDGFAGFTPIPSYPEYSADFFDGSHFVLKGASQATARELLRPSFRNWFRPRYPFVYATFRTVEVHA
- the egtD gene encoding L-histidine N(alpha)-methyltransferase; this encodes MSPASPMRLVPPSPALRDRVPVRGPAAATTATLTFAEEVAALLRDRPRRLPAHALYDALGSSLFDAICHLPWYPITRAETALLQTHRLAILEAAGRRPRVVELGPGNGEKLATLMQDGSGDDPAFDVHLVDVSATALDAASARLRRLPGVAVHTHVARYEVGLREVTLSRTAGETLLVAFLGSNIGNFDPPEAAALLQDIRGAMERGDTLLIGADLVKPVEQLQAAYDDPLGVTAAFNCNLLVRLNRELGADFDLEHFAHDARWNSRAQRMEMHLVSLAQQRVHVPGAKLVLDFHAGETIWTESSYKYESATFGETLWEAGFSTIASWQDQDAGFLLTLAAAR
- a CDS encoding MBL fold metallo-hydrolase; the protein is MQLSQDVAPGVAWLRTVMVNVVFVEPEPQDGRWVLVDAGLAGHLRVIARAARARFGDRPPAAIVLTHAHFDHVGNLERLLDVWDVPVYAHALELAHLTGRRAYPPPDPTVGGGLMAWCARLYPCGPIDISTRVRALPDDGAIPPLPGWRWWHTPGHTDGHVSLFRDTDRVLVSGDAVITVRQESLGAVIMQAPALHGPPAYFTSDWSEALGSVRDLADLSPNVLVPGHGVPMSGPRLTRSLRAFADGFHLEIPERGRYVGAPARRREDGGHDLPRDPWPAAVRRGLAGLAVTALAGAWLWRRQWPGAPPRRRFLPGDR